In Centroberyx gerrardi isolate f3 chromosome 11, fCenGer3.hap1.cur.20231027, whole genome shotgun sequence, the following are encoded in one genomic region:
- the LOC139921538 gene encoding olfactory receptor 6C4-like: protein MDLFNSALGKNITFVRPAYFIISGFTGIPNVKYYYVFLFFVYIVSVLGNTVVMAVIYLDHNLKTPKYIAVFNLAFVDLFGNSSLVPKVLDTFLFGHRHISYNNCLAYFFFCYVCLTMQSLNLVLLSYDRLVAITYPLHYQVLVTHRLMFSIVAFFWLFTIIVILIAAGLLTRLSFCESLVINSFFCDHGQIFRLACNDYTPSFVIAYLLPATILWLPLLFVLISYSCIGRALAKIATARDRLKAFKTCTAHLLLVGIYYLPFIITFVLGGEIHPNARIINLSLSSALPPMLNPIIYVLQTQEIKESVKKLLKIRRQSKITLKK from the coding sequence ATGGACCTTTTCAACTCGGCTCTTGGCAAAAACATTACTTTTGTGCGTCCTGCATACTTCATAATCAGCGGCTTTACTGGCATCCCCAATGTGAAGTATTActatgtctttctcttttttgtttatattgtgtCAGTGCTGGGAAACACTGTAGTGATGGCTGTAATATACTTGGATCATAATCTTAAAACTCCAAAATATATTGCTGTCTTTAACTTGGCGTTTGTGGACCTGTTTGGTAACTCTTCTTTGGTGCCAAAGGTTCTTGACACCTTCCTGTTTGGCCACCGACACATCTCCTACAACAACTGCttggcctacttttttttctgttacgtCTGCCTTACAATGCAGTCTCTTAATCTGGTTTTACTCTCCTATGACAGACTGGTAGCTATCACCTACCCCCTGCACTATCAAGTGCTGGTGACACACAGATTGATGTTTTCTATAGTTGCTTTTTTCTGGCTCTTCACCATCATTGTTATACTCATTGCAGCAGGCCTTCTCACTAGACTTTCCTTCTGTGAGTCCCTGGTTATCAACAGCTTTTTCTGTGACCATGGCCAGATATTTCGGCTGGCCTGCAATGACTACACCCCCAGCTTTGTCATTGCTTATTTATTGCCAGCTACTATTCTTTGGCTTCCACTGCTGTTTGTCTTGATAAGTTACTCCTGTATTGGCCGTGCTCTGGCTAAAATAGCTACCGCCCGGGACAGACTCAAGGCCTTTAAAACCTGCACAGCTCACCTGCTACTAGTGGGGATCTATTACCTCCCATTCATAATCACATTTGTCTTGGGAGGAGAAATTCATCCGAATGCCAGGATCATTAACTTGTCTCTgtcctctgccctccctcccatGTTGAACCCTATCATTTATGTTCTGCAGACACAAGAGATCAAAGAATCTGTGAAAAAGCTGTTAAAAATCAGAAGGCAATCCAAAATTAcgctgaaaaaataa
- the LOC139921528 gene encoding olfactory receptor 6N1 — protein MSFVNFSGQSVAVFTIAGFDHLPHQKVLGCLILLCYALVLLGSGTNIYIIATDRRLHRPMYLLICNLAVVDVMFTTSASTTMISVLLTEVKTISYYSCISHMYIYHLGDIAGCLALSLMALDRTFAISKPLRYTSILTNPRVFMLIILSWFIGIGSMGKIVAEADKLSYCQPIIRYVFCDYPALIRASCVNPEPYFRLITILGVWVFGGQLPLILISYGKIMYTVLRLPSNDRKGQVFSTVVSHFIPVLIYYAPKFVSVLLTRIGVKLNLTERNSLLIMSTLLPSLINPTVYCLRTKEIRTRLAQILFKNSVAPCK, from the coding sequence ATGTCTTTTGTGAATTTTTCAGGGCAGAGCGTGGCAGTGTTTACCATCGCAGGCTTTGACCACCTGCCTCACCAAAAGGTTCTGGGCTGCCTCATTTTGCTCTGCTACGCTTTAGTTCTGCTCGGCAGCGGCACCAATATCTACATCATTGCTACAGACAGGCGACTGCATCGGCCCATGTACCTGTTGATCTGTAACCTGGCCGTGGTAGATGTCATGTTCACCACCAGTGCGAGTACTACTATGATCTCAGTACTGCTAACTGAGGTCAAAACAATTTCCTACTACTCCTGCATCTCACACATGTACATCTACCACCTGGGGGACATCGCTGGgtgtctcgctctgtctctcatgGCACTAGACCGCACCTTTGCCATTAGCAAACCGCTCAGATACACCAGTATCCTGACTAACCCTCGAGTCTTTATGTTGATTATACTGTCTTGGTTCATAGGCATTGGCAGCATGGGGAAAATTGTTGCCGAGGCTGACAAGCTGTCATACTGCCAGCCGATTATCAGATACGTGTTTTGTGACTATCCTGCTCTGATCAGGGCTTCCTGTGTGAACCCTGAGCCTTATTTTCGTCTCATCACCATCCtaggtgtgtgggtgtttggAGGACAACTTCCCTTGATCCTGATATCATACGGGAAGATCATGTACACAGTGCTGAGGCTGCCCAGCAATGACCGCAAGGGTCAGGTGTTCAGCACAGTTGTGAGCCATTTCATCCCTGTATTAATTTACTACGCTCCAAAGTTTGTCTCTGTGCTGTTAACCAGAATAGGAGTAAAGCTGAACCTGACTGAGAGGAATTCGTTGCTGATTATGTCTACACTGTTACCCTCTCTCATCAACCCCACTGTCTACTGTTTGCGGACTAAAGAAATTAGGACTAGATTAGCACAGATACTGTTCAAGAACAGTGTTGCACCATGTAAGTGA